In one window of Brenneria goodwinii DNA:
- the ssb1 gene encoding single-stranded DNA-binding protein SSB1 has translation MASRGVNKVILVGNLGQDPEVRYMPNGGAVANITLATSDSWRDKQTGEQKEKTEWHRVVLFGKLAEVAGEYLRKGSQVYIEGSLQTRKWADQSGVERYTTEVVVNIGGTMQMLGGRQNSGAPAGGQQSGGWGQPQQPQQGGNQFSGGAQAQPQPSRPAQNNAPAASNEPPMDFDDDIPF, from the coding sequence ATGGCCAGCAGAGGCGTTAATAAAGTGATTCTTGTCGGAAATCTGGGGCAGGACCCGGAAGTTCGCTACATGCCGAATGGTGGTGCAGTCGCCAACATCACACTGGCCACGTCCGATAGCTGGCGTGATAAGCAAACCGGCGAGCAGAAAGAGAAAACCGAATGGCACCGCGTCGTGCTGTTCGGCAAGTTGGCCGAAGTCGCTGGCGAATACCTGCGCAAAGGTTCTCAGGTTTACATTGAAGGTTCGCTGCAAACCCGTAAATGGGCCGACCAGTCCGGCGTGGAACGTTACACCACCGAGGTGGTTGTCAACATTGGCGGCACCATGCAAATGCTGGGCGGCCGTCAAAACAGTGGCGCGCCGGCCGGAGGACAGCAATCCGGCGGATGGGGCCAACCCCAGCAACCGCAGCAGGGCGGCAACCAGTTCAGCGGCGGCGCGCAAGCTCAGCCTCAGCCTTCACGCCCGGCGCAGAATAACGCACCGGCAGCAAGCAACGAGCCGCCGATGGATTTCGACGACGACATTCCGTTTTAA
- the uvrA gene encoding excinuclease ABC subunit UvrA, which translates to MDNIEVRGARTHNLKNINLIIPRDKLIVITGLSGSGKSSLAFDTLYAEGQRRYVESLSAYARQFLSLMEKPDVDHIEGLSPAISIEQKSTSHNPRSTVGTITEIHDYLRLLFARIGEPRCPEHDVPLDAQTVSQMVDNVLSQPEGKRLMLLAPIVKDRKGEHSKTLENLATQGYIRARIDGEVCDLSDPPKLELQKKHTIEVVVDRFKVRADLAQRLAESFETALELSGGSAVVADMDDPTVPELLFSANFACPICGYSMHELEPRMFSFNNPAGACPSCDGLGVQQFFDPARVVQNGELSLAGGAIRGWDRRNFYYFQMLRSLADHYKFDVDAPFDSLNESVQKLILYGSGKENIEFKYINDRGDTSVRRHPFEGVLHNMERRYKETESSAVREELAKFISNRPCASCGGTRLREDARHVFVEQTTLPEISDMSIGHAMGFFQNMKLSGQRAKIAEKVLKEIGDRLKFLVNVGLNYLSLSRSAETLSGGEAQRIRLASQIGAGLVGVMYVLDEPSIGLHQRDNERLLETLIHLRNLGNTVIVVEHDEDAIRAADHVIDIGPGAGVHGGQVVAEGTMAQIMAVPESLTGQFLSGKRKIDVPEHRVPADPTKVLKLIGAKGNNLKDVTLTLPVGLFTCITGVSGSGKSTLINDTLFPLAQRQLNGATLAEPAAYREIQGLEHFDKVIDIDQSPIGRTPRSNPATYTGIFTPIRELFAGVPESRTRGYNPGRFSFNVRGGRCEACQGDGVLKVEMHFLPDIYVPCDQCKGKRYNRETLEIKYKGKSIHEVLDMTIEEAREFFDAIPALARKLQTLIDVGLSYIRLGQSATTLSGGEAQRVKLARELSKRGTGQTLYILDEPTTGLHFADIQQLLAVLHQLRDQGNTIVVIEHNLDVIKTADWIVDLGPEGGSGGGEILVSGTPETVAECKQSHTARFLKPMLARKPA; encoded by the coding sequence ATGGATAATATCGAAGTTCGTGGTGCCCGTACTCATAATCTCAAGAATATCAATCTGATAATCCCACGCGACAAGCTGATAGTGATCACGGGATTATCCGGTTCAGGTAAATCATCATTGGCATTTGACACCTTATATGCCGAAGGTCAACGGCGTTACGTTGAATCGCTCTCTGCCTACGCGCGCCAGTTTTTGTCGCTGATGGAGAAGCCGGACGTCGATCACATCGAAGGGTTGTCGCCCGCTATTTCCATTGAGCAGAAATCGACCTCTCACAACCCGCGTTCCACCGTCGGCACGATCACCGAAATTCATGATTACCTGCGTTTGCTGTTTGCCCGCATCGGCGAGCCTCGTTGCCCGGAACATGACGTTCCGCTGGATGCCCAGACGGTCAGCCAGATGGTGGATAACGTGCTGTCGCAGCCGGAAGGCAAGCGGCTGATGCTGTTGGCGCCGATTGTGAAAGATCGTAAGGGCGAGCACAGCAAGACGCTGGAAAACCTGGCGACGCAGGGGTACATCCGCGCGCGCATCGACGGCGAAGTGTGCGATCTTTCCGATCCGCCCAAGCTGGAATTGCAGAAAAAACACACCATTGAAGTGGTTGTCGACCGTTTCAAGGTGCGGGCCGACCTGGCGCAGCGGCTGGCGGAATCGTTTGAAACGGCGCTGGAATTGTCCGGCGGCAGTGCGGTGGTGGCCGATATGGATGACCCCACCGTGCCCGAATTGCTGTTTTCGGCGAATTTCGCCTGCCCGATATGCGGCTACAGTATGCACGAGCTGGAACCGCGCATGTTTTCGTTCAATAACCCGGCCGGCGCCTGCCCGAGCTGCGACGGGCTTGGGGTCCAGCAGTTTTTCGATCCGGCCCGGGTGGTGCAGAACGGGGAGCTGTCTCTGGCCGGCGGCGCCATTCGCGGTTGGGATCGTCGTAACTTCTACTATTTCCAGATGCTGCGCTCGCTCGCGGATCACTACAAGTTTGATGTCGACGCGCCGTTCGATAGTCTGAACGAATCCGTGCAGAAACTGATTCTGTATGGTTCAGGCAAGGAAAACATCGAATTTAAATATATTAACGATCGGGGTGATACCTCGGTGCGCCGCCACCCGTTTGAAGGGGTGCTGCATAACATGGAGCGCCGTTACAAAGAGACGGAATCCAGTGCGGTGCGTGAAGAACTGGCGAAATTTATCAGCAATCGTCCCTGCGCCAGCTGCGGCGGCACGCGTTTGCGTGAAGACGCGCGTCACGTGTTTGTCGAACAGACCACGTTGCCGGAGATTTCCGATATGAGCATCGGCCACGCGATGGGTTTCTTTCAGAATATGAAACTCAGTGGTCAGCGGGCCAAAATTGCCGAGAAAGTATTGAAGGAAATAGGCGATCGGCTGAAGTTTCTGGTCAACGTCGGGTTGAATTATCTGTCGCTGTCGCGTTCGGCGGAAACGCTGTCCGGCGGCGAAGCGCAGCGTATTCGTCTGGCAAGCCAGATTGGGGCCGGGCTGGTCGGGGTGATGTACGTGCTGGACGAACCCTCTATCGGTTTGCATCAGCGTGACAACGAACGCCTGTTGGAAACGCTAATTCATCTGCGCAATCTGGGTAACACCGTGATAGTGGTGGAGCATGATGAAGATGCGATTCGTGCCGCCGACCACGTGATTGATATCGGCCCCGGCGCGGGCGTACACGGCGGCCAGGTGGTCGCCGAAGGGACGATGGCGCAGATTATGGCGGTGCCGGAATCGCTGACCGGGCAGTTCCTCAGCGGAAAACGCAAGATTGACGTGCCTGAACATCGCGTGCCGGCCGATCCGACCAAAGTGCTGAAGCTGATTGGCGCGAAGGGCAACAACCTGAAAGACGTAACGTTGACGCTACCGGTAGGGCTATTTACCTGTATCACCGGCGTCTCCGGGTCGGGTAAATCCACGCTGATTAACGACACCTTATTTCCGCTGGCGCAGCGCCAGCTTAACGGCGCTACGCTGGCCGAACCGGCCGCCTATCGCGAGATCCAGGGCCTGGAGCATTTCGATAAGGTGATCGACATCGACCAAAGCCCGATTGGCCGCACGCCGCGTTCCAACCCGGCGACCTATACCGGTATTTTTACGCCGATTCGCGAACTGTTTGCCGGCGTGCCGGAATCCCGTACCCGCGGTTATAACCCCGGTCGTTTCAGCTTTAACGTGCGCGGCGGGCGCTGTGAAGCCTGTCAGGGGGATGGGGTGCTTAAAGTCGAAATGCACTTCCTGCCGGATATTTATGTGCCGTGCGATCAGTGCAAGGGTAAACGCTATAACCGTGAAACGCTGGAAATCAAATATAAAGGCAAGAGCATTCATGAAGTGCTGGATATGACCATCGAAGAAGCCCGCGAATTCTTTGATGCGATCCCGGCGTTGGCGCGCAAGCTGCAAACTCTGATCGATGTCGGCCTGTCCTATATTCGTCTGGGGCAATCGGCGACTACGTTGTCCGGCGGCGAAGCGCAGCGCGTGAAGCTGGCGCGCGAGCTGTCGAAACGGGGCACCGGGCAGACGCTGTATATTCTGGATGAGCCCACCACCGGTTTGCACTTTGCCGATATTCAGCAGTTGCTGGCGGTTTTGCACCAGCTACGCGATCAGGGCAATACCATTGTGGTCATCGAACATAATCTGGATGTGATTAAAACGGCGGACTGGATTGTCGACCTGGGGCCGGAGGGCGGTAGCGGCGGCGGTGAAATTCTGGTATCCGGTACGCCGGAAACGGTCGCCGAATGTAAACAGTCGCATACGGCGCGTTTCCTGAAGCCGATGCTGGCGCGTAAACCCGCGTAA
- a CDS encoding secondary thiamine-phosphate synthase enzyme YjbQ, whose protein sequence is MWIQREIRLKPKTRGFHLITGEVLAQVSEIRQINVGLMHVFIKHTSASLTMNENSDPDVRQDFERFFNRLVPENEPYYCHVDEGSDDMPAHLKGSLLGSSLMLPIGNGRLNVGIWQGIYLCEHRNHGGSRTLVVTLQGE, encoded by the coding sequence ATGTGGATACAGCGTGAAATTCGCCTGAAACCTAAAACCAGGGGCTTTCATCTGATTACCGGTGAAGTGCTCGCGCAGGTCAGCGAGATACGGCAGATCAACGTCGGTCTGATGCATGTTTTTATCAAACATACCTCGGCGTCCCTGACGATGAATGAGAATTCCGATCCTGACGTCCGGCAGGATTTTGAGCGTTTTTTTAATCGTCTGGTGCCGGAAAATGAGCCGTATTATTGTCATGTTGATGAAGGCAGCGACGATATGCCCGCCCATCTGAAAGGCAGTTTGTTAGGGAGTAGCCTGATGCTTCCGATCGGCAACGGACGGCTGAACGTGGGCATCTGGCAGGGCATTTACCTATGCGAGCACCGTAACCACGGCGGCAGCCGTACGCTGGTTGTGACGCTCCAGGGGGAGTAA
- a CDS encoding methyl-accepting chemotaxis protein, with amino-acid sequence MRLSDWKIGTRLVAWFILLVIMICFVSLLAISRLSGFYDNARDIVEDIYPQTVDSNRLIDNVNAGVLAYQKLLVVKGEDKIKAVHDEITNVSADIVELMNKIETTATDPESRRIMDEIKQYRADFKNSGQKIIDLVAAGDQDAAIDEFNTNTDKAQGKYRIAITKLIDHQDNAMATTINQMAQTYSFSRWLLLGILFGCIVFGSMIAVVMTRSITLPINQALLVANRVAKGDLTSKVDVQGKDESSQLLQALEHMNTNLREIVSQVREGAESITTASSQIAAGNQDLSARTEEQASSLEQTASSMEELTSTIKNTADNTHQATGIANRASDSAQRSSAVMTSVTQKMRGIQDSSQRMAEIIGVIDGIAFQTNILALNAAVEAARAGEQGRGFAVVAGEVRSLAQRSATAAKEIKDLIDDSVGKIHEGMQLVDNAEENISDLTTHVLDVNAIISEIAQASNEQSDGINQINIAVGQIDSTTQQNAALVEESASAALSLQSQASILAESVRTFKLGETSAFSRSANTAIPTQAAALPAAGALASTTGKTSGNSQDWTSF; translated from the coding sequence ATGCGTTTATCTGACTGGAAAATCGGCACACGTTTGGTGGCCTGGTTTATCCTTCTCGTTATTATGATTTGTTTTGTCAGCCTGCTCGCTATTTCGAGACTATCTGGCTTTTATGATAATGCGCGAGACATCGTTGAAGATATCTATCCACAGACCGTGGACTCAAATCGATTGATTGATAATGTTAATGCCGGGGTATTGGCATATCAGAAGTTATTGGTTGTTAAAGGCGAAGATAAAATCAAAGCGGTACATGATGAGATCACCAATGTCTCCGCTGACATTGTCGAGTTAATGAATAAAATAGAAACCACGGCGACCGATCCAGAATCCCGGCGAATCATGGATGAGATTAAACAGTATCGGGCTGATTTTAAAAATTCGGGGCAAAAAATCATCGATTTGGTTGCCGCAGGCGATCAGGATGCGGCGATTGATGAATTTAATACCAATACGGATAAGGCTCAGGGGAAATACCGGATCGCTATCACGAAACTTATCGATCATCAGGATAACGCCATGGCAACCACGATTAACCAAATGGCGCAAACCTATAGTTTTAGCCGTTGGTTGCTGCTGGGAATTCTATTCGGCTGTATCGTATTCGGCAGCATGATTGCGGTCGTCATGACGCGCAGCATAACGTTGCCGATTAATCAGGCGCTGCTGGTGGCCAATCGCGTCGCGAAAGGCGATCTGACGTCAAAAGTCGACGTGCAGGGTAAAGATGAAAGCAGCCAACTGCTGCAGGCGCTGGAGCATATGAATACCAACCTGCGGGAGATCGTCAGCCAGGTGCGTGAAGGGGCGGAATCCATTACCACCGCCTCTTCCCAGATCGCAGCGGGCAACCAGGATCTATCGGCGCGTACGGAAGAGCAGGCCAGCTCGCTGGAGCAAACAGCTTCCTCTATGGAAGAGTTGACGTCGACCATTAAAAACACGGCCGACAATACCCACCAGGCCACGGGAATTGCCAATCGGGCATCGGATTCAGCGCAGCGCAGCAGCGCGGTGATGACTTCCGTGACGCAAAAGATGCGCGGAATTCAGGACTCTTCCCAGCGGATGGCGGAAATTATTGGCGTGATCGATGGCATCGCCTTTCAGACCAATATTCTGGCGTTAAATGCGGCTGTTGAAGCGGCGCGCGCCGGCGAGCAAGGACGCGGATTTGCCGTGGTGGCCGGGGAGGTTCGTTCTCTGGCGCAGCGCAGTGCGACGGCGGCAAAAGAAATTAAAGATCTGATTGATGATTCCGTCGGGAAAATCCATGAAGGGATGCAGCTAGTGGATAACGCGGAAGAGAATATCAGTGACCTGACGACACATGTCCTGGATGTGAACGCCATCATCAGCGAAATCGCGCAAGCCAGCAATGAACAAAGCGACGGCATCAATCAGATTAATATTGCCGTCGGGCAAATTGACAGCACTACCCAGCAAAACGCCGCTTTGGTTGAAGAGTCGGCTTCGGCGGCGCTTTCGTTGCAGTCTCAGGCCAGCATACTGGCGGAGTCGGTGCGTACGTTTAAGTTGGGGGAGACCTCCGCGTTTTCCCGTTCCGCCAACACGGCGATCCCCACGCAGGCCGCAGCGTTGCCTGCAGCCGGGGCGTTAGCTTCGACAACGGGTAAAACATCAGGTAATTCACAGGACTGGACATCGTTCTGA
- the gntK gene encoding gluconokinase, which yields MSSEQKKAHHVFILMGVSGSGKSVVASTIAAQLGTACLDGDFLHPRSNISKMSAGHSLNDEDRAPWLRALNDAIFAMQRTNEISLLVCSALKQDYRDKLRKGNQHVSFIYLKGSFEVIEQRLKARKGHFFKPQMLVSQFETLQEPGEQETDVYSVDINQPLDAVVADAVKIIQRVRDQG from the coding sequence ATGAGTAGTGAACAGAAAAAAGCGCACCATGTTTTTATTTTGATGGGCGTGTCCGGTAGCGGTAAATCTGTCGTGGCCAGCACCATTGCCGCCCAGTTGGGGACGGCCTGTCTTGATGGCGATTTTTTGCACCCGCGTTCTAATATCAGCAAAATGTCCGCCGGGCATTCGCTCAATGATGAGGATCGCGCACCCTGGCTTCGGGCATTAAATGACGCCATTTTCGCGATGCAGCGTACTAACGAAATCTCCCTATTGGTCTGTTCGGCGTTAAAACAGGATTACCGCGATAAACTGCGTAAAGGTAATCAGCACGTATCGTTTATCTATCTGAAAGGCAGCTTTGAGGTGATCGAGCAACGTTTGAAAGCCCGTAAGGGACACTTTTTCAAACCTCAGATGCTGGTTTCCCAATTTGAAACGCTACAGGAGCCGGGTGAGCAGGAGACGGATGTGTATTCCGTTGATATCAACCAGCCTCTGGACGCTGTCGTGGCTGACGCGGTGAAAATCATTCAGCGGGTCAGGGATCAGGGATGA
- the gntU gene encoding gluconate transporter: MSTLTLVLTAVGSVLLLLFLVMKVRMHAFVALLLVSVGTGLFSGMPLTDIAGTMEKGMGGTLGFLAVVVALGSMFGRILHETGALDQIARRMVGWFGESRAYLALGVVGLVCALPLFFEVAVMLLIGMVFAVARRTDGNLVKLLIPLFAGVASAAAFLLPGPTPMLLASQMHVDFGWMIAIGLAAAIPAMLVAGPLFGRFISQYVTIPIPQSEMDEPKLDGDVMPSFGFSVSLVLFPLVLVGMKTIGTMFVQQNSALYDWMELIGHPFISILLACLLAIYGLAWRQGMSKARVMEICSAALQPAGIILLVTGAGGVFKQVLVDSGVGPALGNALIDTGLPIPLACFVLSAAIRIIQGSATVACLTTVGLIMPVVEVLSFSNAQIAALAVCIGGGAIVLSHVNDAGFWLFGKLTGATEMQTLKTWTVMETILGTTGALVGMAAFALCRI, encoded by the coding sequence ATGAGTACGCTGACATTAGTGTTGACTGCGGTTGGTTCGGTGTTGCTACTGCTGTTTCTGGTGATGAAAGTACGGATGCATGCCTTTGTCGCTTTGCTTTTGGTTTCGGTGGGAACGGGGCTGTTTTCCGGTATGCCGCTGACGGATATCGCCGGCACGATGGAGAAAGGCATGGGCGGCACGCTCGGTTTTCTCGCTGTCGTGGTGGCGCTGGGCTCCATGTTTGGCCGTATTCTGCATGAGACCGGCGCGCTCGATCAGATCGCCAGGCGTATGGTCGGCTGGTTTGGCGAAAGCCGGGCCTATCTGGCGCTGGGGGTCGTCGGTTTGGTATGCGCGCTGCCGCTATTCTTTGAAGTTGCCGTTATGCTGCTGATTGGTATGGTTTTTGCCGTCGCTCGTCGTACCGACGGTAACCTGGTGAAGCTGCTTATTCCGCTGTTTGCCGGGGTAGCCTCCGCGGCGGCCTTTTTACTCCCCGGCCCGACGCCAATGCTGCTGGCGTCGCAAATGCATGTCGATTTCGGCTGGATGATCGCTATCGGCCTTGCCGCGGCTATTCCGGCGATGCTGGTGGCCGGGCCATTGTTTGGCCGTTTCATTAGTCAGTATGTTACGATCCCGATTCCTCAGAGTGAAATGGACGAGCCGAAACTGGACGGCGACGTAATGCCGTCATTTGGTTTTAGCGTCTCGTTGGTGCTGTTTCCTTTGGTGCTGGTGGGGATGAAAACCATTGGCACGATGTTTGTGCAACAAAATTCCGCGCTTTATGACTGGATGGAGCTGATTGGTCACCCGTTTATTTCCATTTTACTGGCCTGCCTGCTGGCAATCTACGGACTTGCCTGGCGTCAGGGAATGAGTAAAGCGCGAGTGATGGAGATCTGTTCCGCCGCGTTGCAACCCGCAGGGATCATTCTGCTGGTGACCGGAGCCGGTGGCGTATTCAAACAGGTATTGGTCGATTCCGGCGTCGGTCCGGCATTGGGCAATGCGCTAATCGATACCGGTTTGCCCATCCCCCTGGCTTGCTTCGTTCTGTCCGCGGCCATTCGTATTATTCAGGGATCGGCGACCGTCGCCTGCCTGACCACCGTCGGCCTGATTATGCCGGTAGTTGAAGTTTTATCCTTCAGCAATGCGCAGATAGCCGCGTTGGCGGTTTGCATCGGCGGCGGCGCGATTGTGCTTAGCCATGTGAATGATGCCGGCTTCTGGCTGTTTGGCAAACTGACCGGCGCCACCGAAATGCAAACGTTAAAGACATGGACGGTAATGGAAACCATTCTGGGGACTACCGGCGCGCTAGTGGGTATGGCCGCCTTTGCCCTGTGCCGGATTTAA